From Daphnia magna isolate NIES linkage group LG2, ASM2063170v1.1, whole genome shotgun sequence:
CTAATTTTAtctaaattcaattttttttacaagtgATCTTTTTATTCATGAACAGCGAAATTTTTCAAGTTCATTCTTTGACTGTTAAGTGTGGTGTTTTACACCAACTTCAGTTAGCCAACAGTAAAACTCCTTCACGCACAGAAACCAACTACCGAAACTTAAGCTAAAAGAACCCTCAGAAAATACATCTTGGCTAACCATGTTTTACTCAATCTAACGCACACATCATTCTCTAGCAAAGTCGTGTATTATACTTTGACTAAGTAAACACCGCTGAATACCAAGCTCCTGCCAAATGGAATCTGCAACCTCgtttatgtttgttttcttcagaTCGGCATTCttaatttttcctttgatACGCCCAACGTGCTACCGACATAGAAATGTGCTGGAACGAAAGCAGAAACACGGATGCCGGTGCGACTCTTGAAGACTCCAAATACTCCACCTAGTCCAAATAAACTCGTCTCACTGATGGAGCTCTTTCTTCCATTCAATGTAGTCTTTCATCGCGGCATGTGTTGAGTAGTTGTGAATCGTGAAGcttcatcgcaacaaatttaCTGTCATCtgcaaacaaattttttcgttaattAGCAATAAAATTTAGTCTGAAGAAATTTCGAACGCAATTCATTCGCTGTTTCTCAGAGAGAGTTAAGAGTCTATGCTATCTGCATACTTTTGGTCAAATTCCTCGACGACATACTGCATACCATTTCCTCTATAACAAGAAAGATTAACACTAACTTAGCGCATAACGGATCGGAGCTACAGGATAGGGAAATACATgcatcaaaagaaagaagacctGAAGGATGAGAGAAATCAGAAGTTACTGCATTTCCTAAAAAGCAGTGTAGACTCGAAATGAAACCCCAAGTGTTTTTACGCAATTAAGAACTCGTATTCGGGAAACTGATATATTACAGGATGGATTTGGCTTGGATAAATAGAGATTTAACCAAAGCGAAACAAGAACTACAAGAATTTGTAAACATAGGGATAGAACCAAGGTACCAAATCCCACTGAAAGATATATTCCAGAGCAATCAGTCGACGAAAAAGTAGTGAACGATGTAAAAATCAGCAAAGACCCTGATGCTTTTGTTGGGAACGACGAAGCATTGACCGAATCTGATGAAACTTCAAACgatttttttctcccaaataCTATACCGTTAACGAACGGTAATCGGTTAGTTAAAACACAGAAAATCGCTCGGCCTAAACCTACGAAAATGCTGTAATCCAAAAACGGAGCAGCGCAACTACCAAAGCGTTTTCCAATGAGTTCCCAGCCAGTCAGGGCGCGATTCGTTAAGTGCTGAATTAAAGCCAACAGGAAGGAGCTGATTACGTGACCCAAGATTTAATTATTAGAAGAGCGTGATGCTGCTAGATCAAAACTACGGGCGAACGATGAAAAATGCGAGACTGTTTGCTATTTATTAGCAACAAAgagcaaaaacaaattcttagGATGAGACAGCTCTAGCCAAGAAATGGGCCAACAATGAGTTAAGTCAGAAAATGAAGGCAAGGTTGCGAGCAGTAAAAACGACCAAATTGAATAAACCGGATTCATCCCGAATGGTGACAAATTCTAAGAAGATACGTCCCTTTAATGACGGAATCGCGGAAAATCTTTCCATGTCAGTTACGAGACGAGTTCGGATTCTATAAGCAACCAAATCCCGTAGATTTGGCCATGGATAAACGTTGAAGATTATCGTGCATTTACTAGTCTATATGGCAAGAGCTGAGTGAACCTGAATTGCTGCCTATCAGTTTCCATGTTCAGTAATCTAGTGGCAAGACGCGGCTTAATCGATTTTCTACTCGGGAAACGAATCAAGTACAAGTTGAAGTGGAAAGATGTGATGGGATACACTATCACCGgagaaaattaacgaaaaataCCATAGCTGCCCGATACAAGTTCTTGATAAAACCGGAATTCCACATTTCATTGGTAAATCATGCTTGCAAATTTCAGTGTTGGCTGGTGCCAATACCTTTCACATTCAGGGGCCTAAGGGGTTCTATAAAAAGGAACGCAATTCCTGAACCCAAGTGATGCAACTCTGAAACGTATTGCATCTCGAACATTTGTCAACTTTCTACATTTcgattcaaagaaaaatatgcaAGTAGTCAATTCTAGCGAATCAAAGAATTGCAGCTAATGCATTTCGGATACCTTAACCTTTTCGTGAACTGGTTACTCATCGTACTGTGCAAGTGCACAGCCATCCTGTTCGCCGTCACCTTCCGAACATCGTTCCACTCCTAATATGTTCAGCTTCTGACCATTATCATATTTCATCTTTTGTCTAGCCATTTCCATCACCTGAAAATTAAAAGTACCATTGTTTACTTATTGCAATTgataattaaaacaaaacttaTGAGCCAATATGCTAAACAGAGTTTGCCAACAAACTATGTTACATACTCGATACATTTCTTCccattctattttttaaatgaggtCTGCATTAAACAATGATCAGGCTTGACACTTGCATCAATCATTCAAGAACATTTTTACCCCCCACCCCTCTTCGGAATTAGCAAGCACATTTAAGAAATACTTTGACAGATCAACATTAAACTTCCCACATATATGTATCACCATATTATTAAGAGCACAAATTTTATACCATTACTAGCAGGTAAGGAAATGGCAGACCAAAGCGAAGAAAATGTTGAATGTCCAGTTCTTAGGGAGATCAAAGCACAGTTGCATACACATTGCAAAATGTGTTCATTGATCAAGATATGGAAGTGTCTttgaaaatctaaaaaaaataaaaaataataataataatattgtatgaaaaagaaagtgtTTTGGTCAAAGAGATAGGACTAAGATTTTAAAGAATTATCTCAAACAACTCCACCAAAATGTTAAGAGCTAACGAAGTACCTGAACAAAATTCTCACTTCACAGAACATCCATAATGGCGTCGAATATCCTGCACAAAATTGGGTTTTTCTGCGACGTTGCCCATTTgaggaaaaaaagacaatatCAGAGTCAAtcttagggctcggccccgattgcCCGAGAACCAGCTTACTAACTGGAATGTACTGGCGCGATacacataaaatttgcttttaaagtttttttttttacttaaggCCAGTACCTTCCAGTAGTAAGCTGAAGGTAATCGGGCCGAGCCCtaagagtcatagaccccgggttcctccactatggctattttccctgtCAGAAAAGGGGGTACCTCTTGGGgattactatacaaaaaaacgggggttttgggtcggggcggTCGGAGCgaaagagtgattttccgcccggtgcgagcgcctcttgcgggtgtgctGTTTCACTCCACGCTGAAACTCAGTCGACAGATGCCATTTTTTCGTACCATTTTTTCGTATACCAACTTGAGGGACACTTTTTCACGACACACACGATTGTTTGAAAGTTGACTTTTCACTAGACGTCATTTGaatgtacagtatatttgcatgctattttttcagtttttatttgctggcagacaatgttttcatatctttAGGTGTAGTTCCTATCTGCAGCCCCCAGTCCTACAGTGTGCAAAAATAGACAGTTGAAAACATCTGCTCATTGATGCTAATCTGCACAATGCCGGCTTCTGTGTAAGCAATCTTGAAATGACCTATCAACAGTAATTTAGGTTTATATGTGGTTTTTATATGAAAATCTATGACACATATTGATATTAGCTTaactgttattgaacataGTACTACTCAGTATTACAATTCTCTCCCCTTAAGGAAATTTGCAGCTGTGGACCTTCTTTAGATGACTCTTGTATCATAAATATTTCCCTGCTTCATGGAACAAGGAACATAGGATATCTTAATGCCAACAAAGTGTCATTGAACACATTGTAAAAAGATGTTGAGATATTTGACAAATCTGTTATCATGTTAGTTAAAGTGGCtttttggtattcttaaattagcaggagaaacctaaagttggaggatgatacatttgtttcttgttaccagttttgtaaaacaaatgctaAATTgctaaaatgaaacaacatgtGACCTATTAGTTataataaattgttttcaaaagtggagattgattcaaaatcttcagcttcccaggcagaTACCCAACCACAAACCCATGGGTGATGGATGATGTCCACAGTGGTCATGACTGTGTTGTAAATTGGTATCACTCTTACAAAGCCAAacaggtataacaaaaatggcatttttcaaaatttttatatagaaTTATGTTGCTTCTTTGCTTCATTAGACAGCAGATTTAGATCATGTGTCTACTGTGAAAGAGATCGTGTGTCTCAAAGAAAACGGCTCTCTCCGTTTGCGACATCAGATCTCCCAAGTGTGTCATTCTGATCCAGAACTCGTGAAATGAAGTTGAACGTTTTGAACCATCTCAGGCCAAAGCTGAAGTTCTAGGTTTGTCGGTTTTTTCTGCTTGTAAACCCACGATTAAAACTAATTGAAGTGCAATTTATTGTCTTGTTTGGTAGAGGTATTAGAAAAGTCTTCGCTTTTGGTTAGTTTCTTCGTGGTCTTTATCTGTGGATCTGATGCTcgactagggctcggccccgtgtccaatgggtaggtatttgggcaaatgggtaggtcttctcggcaaaaaattggatccggtgggtaacggttcctaagactttgtgcccactacctaccgGGTACCAAATGGGtaatacaatttcgaaaactgtttccattacccgggttcatacccggttatccccgatttcctacccgattacccgagtttttccctgaaatcaagtgacgcactttgaatttcccgccacaaacaatttttttgctaccctccttttaatttaactagaggctttgcaagccgccattttccaagatggcggtgggtataccctcggtttgcccatcaaatccgcccagcctacccactttggcaaatagactacccggatcgctcatgggcgacttttttggcgacgaaccgcgggtaaaccgggttttcgagaaccggggccgagccctatgCCTCGACTGCGTGCGACGCCGGTGGGAAGGGCTTCTCTGCGTAGAAGCCCAGTGCTGCAACAAGCAGCACAGCACCCATTCCtaatacaatacaatacaattTGACCATAATCTTCACTACATCGGAGACCAGTTGCTGCCTGAGTGGCAGCAGTGCACCTTAATTACCATTACCATTTGACCATAAAAAATGTTGAGCCAAACGCAGCTACAATTCTATAAAGACAACGGGTACCTCTTGTTGGATGAGGTGTACACGACAGCCGAAATCGACGAATGTTCTTTAGAATATGATGAGATTTTCGCACTGAAAAAGAATTCGGAACTAGAGGCTACATGGAGAGGCGATTGGAAGGATGAAGCGTCGGTAATTTTTCTCGGCAGTCTTAATTAGACAACTTATAACCAAGTTTCGTCTGATAATTTCAGCCAACACAGCTTTTTTCCATCCACAGTCTCCAAAATCATGCTGCAATTTTTACTAGGATGCTTTTGAAAGACAGATGAGAGAACTGAAATAATAATAGACTGATTACCATCGGGTACAGGTTCAGCATTTCCTATGCACCAAGTTAGCTTCATATAATTGAATATTATTTGTGTGAGGAATGTATCAATTTTCCCAAAATAGGATTATCAGTATTTTCCTTACAAGAAGGATACTTTGGTAGCTGTTTTTATCCACTTGGATGACACAAGTATGGAAAATGGTGGATTAGCTGTTTATCCTGGTTCTCATCACCTTGGTCCATTAGAAGACAGAGGCAACATTCCTGGTAAATTTGATGTTAAATATTGCTATGGATTGTCATATCAAATTGACTACTTAACCTATATTTGCTGTGCTCCATCAAAATTCTTAGGCTGGCATTATGTCGATCAAGTGAGTAAAAAGCTTTTCCGTGtatcatgttttttttgttttttgtacgACGTTTTTTCAAAGTATAATGAAAACTGATGCTTCTTTGTATCCAAGGATAAGTTTCCGATCGAGAAAGCAACGCCAGTTAACGCAAAGCGAGGTGAGGTTTTTCACAAAAGTTAGCCAGCAAACGTATTTTATTTAAACTTACATGATCAAGGGCAAGTCGTCATTTTTTCGTATCTACTTGTACATGGCAGCTATCCCAACACGTCTGATAGCGTTCGACGAATGCTGCTCTTTCAGGTAAAAAGGTCGTTtaaattggaagaagaattGCTCCTTTTACCTTTCGTAACAATTTAGATGATGTCAGCTCACGACGAAAAACTTAGGGAAACCCATCGCTCCCCATGCCAAGGAATGGTTCTGAGGGAAGAAATCCGCATGCAGAAGCCAACATAAAAAAACGGCACGAAGAATGCTGAGTGCAGTGTAATCGTGGAGTATACTTGTTAGATTTGtattatattattaattttggGTCTTGCGAAATGAAttacaaatttatttaaaaaaaacg
This genomic window contains:
- the LOC123470116 gene encoding probable alpha-ketoglutarate-dependent hypophosphite dioxygenase, with product MHQDYQYFPYKKDTLVAVFIHLDDTSMENGGLAVYPGSHHLGPLEDRGNIPGWHYVDQDKFPIEKATPVNAKRGQVVIFSYLLVHGSYPNTSDSVRRMLLFQMMSAHDEKLRETHRSPCQGMVLREEIRMQKPT